The following are encoded together in the Citrus sinensis cultivar Valencia sweet orange chromosome 1, DVS_A1.0, whole genome shotgun sequence genome:
- the LOC127903650 gene encoding uncharacterized protein LOC127903650, translating into MKIISWNVRGLGNDPTFREAKKILQSYRPQILFLCETKLKPKQMQKRCFDLGYENCFEVGRNGLGGGLAMMWDKDVIVEVKSYSKHHIDTVVHTENGSYWLATLSSLPWLCFGDFNEILMPFEKLGGNDRDVKMMFEFKEAMRECDLVDLGWKGQHFTWSNQRYGPHLIEERLYCFLCNRSWGNFFQETAAETLVTWTLDHNPILMNVEEKRRGIRDNAIQTFHKAAKESLAQLKLWSRNELGDRKKQVDMLIEELKIIKKNHLQYVNGARIKSIEKQIDVILTEEEIYWKQRSRADWLKEGDRNTKFFHAKASVGKKKNKIWGILEDEDKWTEEAEDVERIFCDYFANLFTSTHPTQAQVEAALQGIPIKITEEMNEILDQPFSEDEISAVLFHMCPTKALGPDGLPAAFFQKHWKSVGKRVLTTCMHILNDGEVFSNLLLQAESQQLIHGLKFSKDLSITHLLFADNSLIFTKATTEDCTNLKAIFDRYAAASGQIFNFEKSSMFFSGNTSAGQKETIKNIFQLHVVSRHEKYLGLPSMVERKKINFFNDIKLRVLSKISNWNSKLFSSRGKEVLIKAVAQAVPAYAMSIFKLPLGLCADIQQAIAGFWWGSKRDQRHIHWVRWKRMCSTKGEGVMGFKDLSCFNQALVAKQSWRILQFPNSLLAKVLQARYYKHSDFLKAKLGYKPSFIWRSILWGRQVMHRGLRWRIGDGESVQIYNTNWIPRPVTFKVLSQPTLLDGASVSCLINEEHK; encoded by the exons ATGAAAATCATAAGCTGGAACGTCAGGGGTTTGGGGAATGACCCGACGTTCCGTGAAGCCAAGAAAATTCTCCAATCATATAGGCCTCAGATTTTATTTCTGTGTGAAACAAAGCTGAAGCCTAAGCAAATGCAGAAGAGATGCTTCGATTTGGGTTACGAAAACTGTTTTGAAGTGGGGAGAAATGGTTTAGGGGGAGGTCTAGCAATGATGTGGGACAAAGATGTGATTGTGGAAGTGAAGTCATATAGCAAGCACCATATCGATACAGTGGTGCATACAGAAAATGGAAGTTATTG GTTAGCTACTCTTTCTTCCCTACCTTGGCTGTGTTTTGGGGATTTCAATGAGATTTTGATGCCTTTTGAGAAGTTGGGAGGAAATGATAGAGACGTGAAAATGATGTTCGAATTTAAGGAAGCGATGAGAGAATGTGATTTGGTGGATTTGGGATGGAAAGGGCAGCACTTCACGTGGTCCAATCAGCGATATGGACCTCATTTGATTGAAGAAAGACTATACTGTTTTTTGTGCAACAGAAGCTGGGGTAATTTCTTTCAAGAAACAGCAGCGGAGACTTTAGTTACTTGGACATTAGACCATAATCCTATTCTTATGAATGTTGAGGAGAAAAGAAGAGGtattag AGACAATGCTATTCAGACTTTTCACAAAGCAGCAAAAGAATCCCTAGCGCAGCTGAAGCTATGGAGTAGAAACGAGTTGGGAGATAGGAAGAAACAAGTTGACATGCTCATTGAAGAGTTGaagataataaagaaaaatcatcttCAGTATGTAAATGGGGCCAGAATCAAGAGCATTGAGAAACAGATTGATGTCATCCTGACAGAGGAAGAAATCTACTGGAAGCAGAGGTCTAGAGCAGATTGGCTTAAAGAAGGGGATcgaaatacaaaattttttcatgcAAAGGCTTCTGtaggaaaaaagaagaacaagatTTGGGGAATTTTGGAGGATGAAGATAAGTGGACAGAGGAAGCAGAGGATGTAGAAAGGATTTTTTGTGATTACTTCGCAAATTTGTTCACATCAACACATCCCACCCAAGCCCAAGTTGAAGCCGCACTACAGGGGATTCCAATTAAAATAACAGAGGAGATGAATGAGATCCTAGACCAGCCATTCTCAGAAGATGAAATTTCAGCTGTTCTTTTTCATATGTGCCCAACAAAGGCACTAGGCCCAGATGGACTCCCGGCAGCATTTTTTCAGAAGCATTGGAAATCAGTGGGCAAAAGAGTGTTGACAACATGCATGCACATTCTCAACGACGGAG AAGTGTTCTCTAATTTGTTGTTGCAAGCTGAATCTCAACAATTAATCCATGGGCTGAAATTTAGTAAAGACTTATCGATTACGCATCTCCTCTTTGCGGACAATAGTCTTATTTTTACCAAAGCTACTACAGAGGATTGCACCAATCTCAAGGCTATCTTCGACCGTTATGCGGCAGCTTCGGGGCAGATTTTTAACTTCGAGAAGTCTTCAATGTTTTTCAGTGGGAACACCTCAGCTGGTCAAAAGGAAacaataaagaatatttttcagCTCCATGTGGTTTCGAGGCATGAAAAGTATTTGGGTTTGCCATCTATGgtggaaagaaaaaagataaattttttcaatgatATCAAGCTAAGAGTTCTTAGTAAGATATCAAATTGGAACAGCAAGCTTTTTTCAAGTAGGGGAAAGGAAGTGTTGATTAAAGCCGTGGCTCAGGCTGTCCCTGCATATGCTATGAGCATTTTCAAGCTTCCATTGGGCTTATGTGCAGACATTCAGCAAGCGATTGCAGGTTTCTGGTGGGGCTCGAAAAGAGATCAAAGGCATATCCATTGGGTAAGATGGAAAAGAATGTGCAGTACAAAAGGAGAAGGAGTAATGGGTTTCAAAGACCTGTCATGCTTTAACCAAGCATTGGTGGCAAAGCAAAGTTGGAGGATTCTTCAATTCCCAAATTCACTGCTGGCAAAAGTCTTGCAAGCAAGATACTATAAGCATTCTGACTTTCTAAAGGCTAAGCTGGGATATAAACCCTCTTTCATTTGGAGGAGTATTCTATGGGGAAGACAGGTAATGCACAGAGGCTTAAGATGGAGAATTGGAGATGGGGAGAGTGTGCAAATTTACAATACCAATTGGATTCCTAGACCTGTGACTTTTAAGGTTTTATCTCAACCAACCCTTCTTGATGGAGCTTCAGTTTCTTGCTTGATCAATGAAGAGCACAAATAG